The sequence below is a genomic window from Micromonospora aurantiaca ATCC 27029.
CTCGACGGCGGGCGGCTGCTGCGCGCGGCGGTCTGGAAGTTCACCGGCGACCGGACCAAGGCGTCTGTGGTGGCGGCCCGCGCAGGCTGGGTGCTCGGTGTCGTGCTGATCGGGCTGGGGCTGTGGCGGTTCTTCACCGGCGCCGGGTTCGGCGGGCTCTGGCTGGCGCTGATCGGCTGGTTCCTGCTCGGGGCCGCCGGCCAGGAGGAACGCGCCGCCCGGATGGGCGACGCGCTGCGCGGCATCCGGGTGGGCGACGTGATGACGCCGCAGCCGCAGACCGCGTCCGGCGACGTCACAGTGGCCGACTTCGTCGACCACTACCTCTTCGCGTACCGGCACTCGGCGCTGCCGCTCACCGTCGACGGCAGGCCGGTCGGTCTGGTCACGCTCGATCGGGTACGCGGCATCGCGGCGGACCGCCGCGCCTCGACCACGCTGGCCGAGGTGTCCTGCCGGGCCGACGAACTGGTGCTCGCCCGCCCGGACGAACAGCTCACCGACCTGCTCCCCCGGCTCAACGAGTGCACCGACGGCCGGGCGCTCGTGGTGGTCGACGACCAGCTCGTCGGAATCGTCTCGCCCAGCGACATTAGCCGGGCGGTCCAGCGTGGCAGCCTCCGCCAGCAGGTGCCGGCCAGGCGGTAACTCAGTCCCGGGGGAAGTAGCGGTCCATCTCGGCGGTGCGGAACTTCCCCTTCGGGTCGAACTCGCGCAGCAGCGCGGCGAAGTCGGCGTGCCGGGCGTACGCGGCGGCGGGATCGCGCTCGAACAGCTTCCCCCAGTGCGGGCGCGGCGCGAACGGGGCGAGCCGCTCCTCCACCTCGGCCAGCACCGGCGCGACAGCCACCGGGTCACCGATCCAGGTGAAGTGCAGCGCCAGCGAGTCGCGCCGGAAGTTCGGGCTGAGCCACAGCTCGTCGGCGGCGATCGTCCGCAGCTCGCAGATCTGGAGCACGGCGGCGATCCGGTCGGCGACCGGGTCGAGCGCGGCGAGCGCCGCCGACGCGTCGGCCCGGGCCACGTGCCACTCCGACTGCAACTCGTCGCCGCTGCTCGGGGTGAAGCCGAGCCGGAAGTGCGGCAGCCGATCGTGCCACGGCCCCGGCTCACCGAGCTGCGCGGTGCAGTGCTCCGGCGACATGCCGGGCACCGGGTGCCGGGGCGAGTCGGCGGCCACCGTGTCCAGCCAGTCGGCGGGCGGCGGGGCCTGGTCGGCGTACTGCTTGACCCACACCTGGTCGAAGCGCTCCGAGCGCCACGAGGTGAAGACGCTGACGCTGTACGCGGCGTCCAGCGCCTCGTCCAGCGCCGCGCGGGGCAGGCCGAGACGGACGTGCTGGCGCACCGCGTACGTGGGCACCACGTCGAGCGTGAGCCGGGTGACCACGCCCAGCGCGCCCAGGTTGACCACCAGCCCGGCGAACCGCGGGTCACCGCGGTCCACGGTGATCAGGTCGCCGTCGGCGGTGACCAGTTCCAGCGCGGCGACGGCGGCGGCGAGGTTGCGGTTCCGCGCTCCGGACCCGTGGGTGGCGGTGGCGACCGAGCCGGCCACCGAGATGTGCGGCAGCGAGGCGAGATTCGCCAGCGCGTACCCCTGAGCCTGGAGCGCGGTGGCCAGGTCGCCGTAGCGCAGGCCGGCCGCGACGGTGACCGCGCCGCGGTCGGGGTCGAGCGCGACGGTGGGCGGCAGGCCGTCCAGCGCGACCTGGGTGCCGGTGGTGTCGCCGAGCCGGTTGAACGAGTGGCCGGTGCCGACGGCCCGGACCAGGTCGGCCTCCGCGACCAGCCGGCGCAGCTCGTCGGTCGAGGTCGGCCGCGATCGGGTACGCGCCGACCAGCTGACGTTTCCGGCCCAGTTGGTGTCCGTCATGCGCTGCATCATCCGCCATCATGCGGCGGCAGGGTTGCCCCGGCCACTCGGCGGGAATCCTGGCGGGATGAGCAGCTACCGCGACCCGAGCCTCCGCGGCGACGTGTACCCGTCGGAGGAGGAGATCGACCCGACCGGCGTGGACCCCGACGCTGCGGAGATGCCGCCCGCCGCTGTGGGGATGGCGCCCGCCGCTGCGGGGATGCCGCCCGCCGCCGTGGGGGTGACGCCTGCCGCTGTGGGGATGGGGCCTGCCGCGACCGCGCCGGTGCCGGGGCCCACGCCGGAGCCCGAGCCGGACCCGGTGCCTCATCCGGGGCCGCCGCCGCGCCAGGCGTCGGGCCGGTCGATCGTGACCCGGCACCTGGACGGTTCCGTCGAGGTGGTGACCGACCTGGACGGCGACGGCGTGGCCGACGTGGTGCAGGTCGACCTGGACGGCGACGGAGTGCCCGACGTGACGTACCTGGACAGCAACCGCGACGGCCGCCTCGACACCGTCCGCCGCGCCACAGCGAGCTGACCCGTCCGCCGCCCGCCCTCACGCCCCGCCCCGCCCCGCCCCGACCGGCTCGGCCCGCCCCGGCTCGTCGATCTTGGAGTTGTGGCGCCCGGATTGTCGCTCAGGCGAGGCTTGTCAGGTGCCACAACTCCAAGATCGACGGGGACGGCCGGGGCGGCGGGGCCGGGCCGCAAAGGGGCGGGCGAGCCCGGGTCAGAGCTGGGGCATCACCTCGGCGGCTACCAGCTCCAGGTGGTCCAGGTCGGTCAGGTCAAGCACCTGGAGGTAGGCGCGCGAGCTGCCCGCCTCGGCGTACCGGCCGAGCGTGTCGACCACCTCGGCGGGCGTGCCGGCGGCGCCGTTGGCGCGCAGCTCGGCCGGGTCGCGCCCGATCGCCTCGGCGCGGCGCTTCACCTCGGCCTCGTTGCGGCCGCAGCAGAGCACGAGCGCGTTGGACCAGGTCATCGTGGACGGATCGCGGTCGATCTGGGCGCACGCGTCGCGTACCCGCCCGAACTGCGCGACGGTGTCCTCGACCGAGGCGAACGGCAGGTTGAACTCGTCGGCGTACCGGGCGGCCAGGCGGGGCGTGCGCTTCGGGCCCATGCCGCCGAGCAGGATCGGCGGGCGGGGGCGCTGCACCGGCTTGGGCAGCGCGGGCGAGTCGCTGACCGGGTAGTACGTGCCGGGGAAGTCGAACGTGGAGCCCGCCGGGGTGGACCAGAGCCCGGTGATGACGGCGAGCTGTTCCTCCAGCCGGTCGAACCGCTCCCCCAGCGACGGAAACGGGATGCCGTACGCGGAGTGCTCCTCGGCGTACCAGCCGGTGCCGATGCCCAGCTCGACCCGGCCGCCGCTCATCTGGTCGACCTGCGCCACGGTAATCGCCAGCGGGCCCGGCAGCCGGAACGTGGCGGCGGTCATGAGCGTGCCGAGCCGGATCCGGGTGGTGTCGCGGGCCAGCCCGGCGAGCGTGGTCCACGCGTCGGTCGGGCCGGGGTCGCCGCTCACCGAACCCATCTTCAGGTAGTGGTCGGAGCGGAAGAACGCGGCGAAGCCGGTCTCCTCCGCGCGGCGGGCCACGGCGAGGAGCTGGTCGTATGTGGCCCCCTGCTGGGGCTCGGTGAAGATCCGCAGTTCCATCCCCCGAGCATATGGAGCCCGCCGGGCCGGGGCGGCGCGACCTGTCATTCCTTGCCAGGCATATAACCGATGAGGCATATTGCGAGGGTGACCGTCGACGCCTTCACCGTGCTGGCCGAGCCCTCCCGGCGCCGCATCCTCGACCGGCTGCGCCGGGCGGAGAGCAGTGTCGGCGAGCTGGTGGACGCGCTGGGCATGAGCCAGCCGACGGTCTCCAAGCACCTGCGGGTGCTCCGCGACGCCGGCCTGGTCACCTGCCGTACGGCGGCGCAGCGTCGGATCTACCGGGTCAACGTGGCGCCGCTACGCGCAGTCGACGACTGGCTCGGGCCGTACCGGTCGATGTGGACCGCGCATCTCGACGCCCTGGAACGCCATCTCGACAGTCAGGAGTGACAGATGGACCGCGACACGTTCCGTCCCGGCCCGCTCGCCCGGGTGCATCTGGAACCCGCGAACGACAGGTGGGACCTGGTCTTCGTCCGCGCCCTGCGGCACCCGCCGGAGACGGTGTGGGCCGCGCTCACCGACCCGGATCAGCTCGCCGCGTGGGCGCCGTTCCTGGCCGACCGCGACCTGGGCCGCACCGGTGACGCCGTACTCAGCACCGTCGACGGCGAGCAGGCCCACCCGGCGCCGGCCCGGGTGCTGCGCGCGGACCGGCCGCACCTGCTGGAGTACACCTGGGGCGACGACCTGCTCCGCTGGGAACTGGCCCCGACCGGCGACGGCACCACGCTCACGCTGCGGCACCGGGTCGGCCGGCCCGACCTCGCCCCGATGACTGCCGCCGGCTGGCACCTCTGCCTGGACGTCGCCGCCCATCTGCTCGACGGCGACCCGGTCGGCCCAATCCGGGGCGCGGAGGCCAAGGACTTCGGCTGGGCGGAGCTGCGCGACGCGTACGCCGAACGCCTGAACCGCGACTGAC
It includes:
- a CDS encoding LLM class F420-dependent oxidoreductase, which gives rise to MELRIFTEPQQGATYDQLLAVARRAEETGFAAFFRSDHYLKMGSVSGDPGPTDAWTTLAGLARDTTRIRLGTLMTAATFRLPGPLAITVAQVDQMSGGRVELGIGTGWYAEEHSAYGIPFPSLGERFDRLEEQLAVITGLWSTPAGSTFDFPGTYYPVSDSPALPKPVQRPRPPILLGGMGPKRTPRLAARYADEFNLPFASVEDTVAQFGRVRDACAQIDRDPSTMTWSNALVLCCGRNEAEVKRRAEAIGRDPAELRANGAAGTPAEVVDTLGRYAEAGSSRAYLQVLDLTDLDHLELVAAEVMPQL
- a CDS encoding FAD-binding protein, whose translation is MTDTNWAGNVSWSARTRSRPTSTDELRRLVAEADLVRAVGTGHSFNRLGDTTGTQVALDGLPPTVALDPDRGAVTVAAGLRYGDLATALQAQGYALANLASLPHISVAGSVATATHGSGARNRNLAAAVAALELVTADGDLITVDRGDPRFAGLVVNLGALGVVTRLTLDVVPTYAVRQHVRLGLPRAALDEALDAAYSVSVFTSWRSERFDQVWVKQYADQAPPPADWLDTVAADSPRHPVPGMSPEHCTAQLGEPGPWHDRLPHFRLGFTPSSGDELQSEWHVARADASAALAALDPVADRIAAVLQICELRTIAADELWLSPNFRRDSLALHFTWIGDPVAVAPVLAEVEERLAPFAPRPHWGKLFERDPAAAYARHADFAALLREFDPKGKFRTAEMDRYFPRD
- a CDS encoding SRPBCC family protein — encoded protein: MDRDTFRPGPLARVHLEPANDRWDLVFVRALRHPPETVWAALTDPDQLAAWAPFLADRDLGRTGDAVLSTVDGEQAHPAPARVLRADRPHLLEYTWGDDLLRWELAPTGDGTTLTLRHRVGRPDLAPMTAAGWHLCLDVAAHLLDGDPVGPIRGAEAKDFGWAELRDAYAERLNRD
- a CDS encoding ArsR/SmtB family transcription factor, coding for MTVDAFTVLAEPSRRRILDRLRRAESSVGELVDALGMSQPTVSKHLRVLRDAGLVTCRTAAQRRIYRVNVAPLRAVDDWLGPYRSMWTAHLDALERHLDSQE
- a CDS encoding site-2 protease family protein: MRASFRLGRIAGVPVGVNWSVLVIFVLIAWALSASLFPSSYPGHSPVAYIAAGLAAAVVFFLGLLAHEVAHAVVAKRNGIEVEGITLWLFGGVAELKGEAKNPGAELRIAGVGPLVSLIIGVVFAAIAVAVAVTAGDGLLLGALSWLAGINVLLAIFNVLPAAPLDGGRLLRAAVWKFTGDRTKASVVAARAGWVLGVVLIGLGLWRFFTGAGFGGLWLALIGWFLLGAAGQEERAARMGDALRGIRVGDVMTPQPQTASGDVTVADFVDHYLFAYRHSALPLTVDGRPVGLVTLDRVRGIAADRRASTTLAEVSCRADELVLARPDEQLTDLLPRLNECTDGRALVVVDDQLVGIVSPSDISRAVQRGSLRQQVPARR